A single Vigna radiata var. radiata cultivar VC1973A chromosome 8, Vradiata_ver6, whole genome shotgun sequence DNA region contains:
- the LOC106771274 gene encoding putative 12-oxophytodienoate reductase 11, whose protein sequence is MGEINHVIPLLTPYKMGKFNLSHRIVLAPLYRARAYNNVPQPHAILYYSQRATKGGLLIAEATSISPSSKYPNSPGIWSREQIEAWKPIVDAVHAKGGIFFCQIIHVGRVSEEDGEAPISSTNKPLKSGNGMQPRALQTDEVPSIINDFRIAAKNAMEAGFDGVEIHGAHGFLIDQFLKDQVNDRRDKYGGSLENRCRFALEVVEAVVEEIGADRVGIRLSPFSDYNECIDSNPQELGLYMAQSLNKHGVVYLHMVEPRWNISGENVESPYTLEPIKKAFNGTFIVAGGYDREEGNKALAENKTNLVAYGRLFLANPDLPKRFEVDAPLNMYNRDTFYTHDPIVGYTDYPYLEDTA, encoded by the exons ATGGGTGAAATTAATCATGTTATCCCTCTTCTTACACCTTACAAGATGGGGAAATTCAACCTTTCCCACAG AATCGTTTTGGCACCGTTATATAGAGCAAGAGCTTACAATAATGTTCCTCAGCCACATGCTATCCTATATTACTCTCAAAGAGCTACCAAGGGTGGTCTTCTCATTGCGGAGGCTACCAGTATTTCACCCTCTTCTAAATA CCCAAACTCACCTGGTATATGGTCAAGAGAGCAAATTGAAGCATGGAAACCCATTGTGGATGCTGTTCATGCCAAAGGTGGAATATTCTTCTGTCAGATTATTCATGTTGGAAGGGTTTCAGAGGAAG ATGGGGAAGCTCCAATTTCATCAACCAACAAGCCACTAAAATCTGGTAATGGCATGCAACCAAGAGCGTTACAGACAGATGAAGTTCCTTCTATCATCAATGACTTCAGAATTGCTGCAAAGAATGCTATGGAAGCAG GGTTTGATGGAGTTGAGATTCATGGAGCACATGGTTTTCTGATAGACCAGTTTTTGAAAGACCAAGTTAACGACAGAAGAGACAAGTATGGTGGATCATTGGAGAATCGTTGTCGGTTTGCATTAGAAGTTGTTGAAGCTGTTGTGGAAGAAATAGGAGCAGATAGAGTTGGAATTAGACTATCACCTTTTTCAGATTACAATGAATGTATTGACTCCAACCCTCAAGAACTGGGTCTCTACATGGCCCAATCTCTCAACAAACATGGTGTGGTGTACTTGCACATGGTTGAGCCAAGATGGAACATTTCTGGGGAGAATGTGGAAAGCCCTTACACTCTTGAACCAATAAAGAAGGCCTTTAATGGCACTTTCATTGTTGCTGGAGGCTATGACAGAGAAGAAGGGAACAAAGCTTTGGCTGAGAACAAGACAAATCTTGTTGCTTATGGTCGTTTGTTTTTGGCTAATCCAGATTTGCCTAAGAGGTTTGAGGTTGATGCACCACTCAACATGTACAACAGAGACACCTTTTACACTCATGATCCGATTGTTGGTTACACTGACTACCCTTATCTTGAAGACACCGCTTAA
- the LOC111242272 gene encoding alpha-mannosidase-like encodes MTTNMATNKEFYTDSNDRDFLKRVRDHRDDWPLQVTQPVAGNYYPINLGIYTKDKKSEFSVLVDRATGGASIKDGEVELMLHNQNQTAKHTAMERKSPRQTTNRGALLK; translated from the exons ATGACAACAAATATGGCCACAAACAAGGAGTTTTATACTGATTCCAACGACAGAGATTTTCTCAAACGa GTTCGAGATCATAGGGATGATTGGCCCCTTCAAGTAACTCAACCAGTTGCAGGAAACTATTACCCA ATCAATCTTGGAATTTATACCAAGGATAAGAAATCTGAGTTCTCAGTCTTAGTTGATCGTGCCACTGGTGGGGCTAGCATCAAAGATGGTGAGGTGGAATTGATGCTTCATAATCAAAACCAAACAGCTAAACACACTGCCATGGAAAGAAAATCACCAAGACAAACAACCAATAGAGGAGCATTGCTGAAGTGA